Part of the Mycolicibacterium thermoresistibile genome, TCGGTGGGCCGCCCGGTGCCGGGTGTCGAGGTGCAGATCCGCGCCGAGGACGGCACCGTCCTGGGTCCGGGTGAGACCGGTGAACTGTTCGTGCGCGGCGAGCAGGTATCCGGCCGGTACGCCGAGATCGGCTCGGTGCTCGACGCCGAGGGCTGGTTCCCCACCAAGGATGTCGCGATGCTCGACGAGGACGGCTACCTGTTCATCGGCGGCCGTTCCGACGACACCATCATCCGCGGCGGGGAGAACATCGCGCCGGCCGAGATCGAGAATGTGCTCGTCGAACATCCCCAGGTCCGGGAGGCCGTCGTGGTGGGGCCGGAGGATCCGCAGTGGGGCCAGATCCTCGTCGCGGTCGTGGTGCCGGCCGAGGGCGAGACCCCGGACCCCGAGGAGTTGCGCGCCCATGTGCGCAAACACCTCCGCGGCTCGCGCACCCCGGACAAAGTGGTCTTCCGCACCGAATTGCCCGTCAACGCGCTCGGCAAGGTGTTGCGCCGTCAACTTGTCGACGAACTTCAAACGAAGGAGCCCGCATGATCAAGAACGGCACTCGGCTGCAGAGCCAGGTATGCGACACCCAGGTGATCGTCGTCCGGTCCAGCGAAAGCCTCGACGACCTGCGCGCCGGTGGAGCGCCGATGATCCCGTTGGACGCCGCGAAATCCGGTGAGTACACGCTGGATCCGGCGCTGGCGGACGGCAACCAGATGGGCAAGCGGTATGTCGACGACACCGGCGCCGAGGTGCTGGTCACCAAGGCCGGCGCCGGCACCCTGACGATCGGCGACACGCCGCTGTCGCTCAAAGAGGCCAAACCGCTGCCCGCCAGCGACTGACCCCGACCACACCCGAACATGTCCGCCGAGGCGGCCACCCCGACGTCCCGGGTGACGCCGCGCCGCGTCGCGGTGGCCAGCTTCATCGGCACCACGGTCGAGTTCTACGACTTCCTGATCTACGGCACCGCGGCGGCGCTGGTCTTCCCGAAGCTGTTCTTCCCCACCGCCTCCCCGGCGTCCGGCGTGCTGCTGTCGTTCGCCACGTTCGGGGTGGGGTTCTTCGCCCGCCCGTTGGGCGGCATCGTGTTCGGCCACTTCGGTGACCGACTCGGCCGCAAACGGATGTTGGTGTATTCGCTTGTCGGGATGGGCGTTGCGACCGTGTTGATCGGGCTGCTGCCCACCTACGCCCAGATCGGGATGGCCGCGCCGGCCCTGCTCACCCTGCTGCGGCTGGCCCAGGGGTTCGCCATGGGCGGCGAGTGGGGTGGCGCCACACTGATGGCGGTCGAGCACGCCTCGGCCGACCGCAAGGGGTTCTACGGCGCTTTCCCGCAGATGGGCGCCCCGGCCGGCACCGCGACCGCCACCCTGGCCTTCTTCGCCGTCTCCCGACTGCCGGACGGACAGTTCCTGTCCTGGGGATGGCGGCTGCCATTCCTGCTCAGCGCGGTGCTGATCGGGATCGGTCTGGCGGTCCGGCTGACGCTGACCGAGAGCCCGGATTTCGCTGCGGTGCAGGCACGTTCGGCGGTCCACCGGATGCCGATCGCGGAGGCGTTCCGCCGGCACCGGCGGCAGATCCTGTTGGTGGCCGGGGCGTACCTGTCCCAGGGTGTGTTCGCCTACATCTGTGTCGCCTACCTGGTGTCCTACGGCACGTCGGTCGCCGGGATCGACCGGACCGCGACGCTGTTCGGGGTCTCGGTGGCGGCGGTGCTGGCCGTGGTGATGTATCCGCTGTTCGGCTCGCTGTCTGACACTTTCGGGCGCAAACCGCTGTTCCTGGCCGGGGTGATCGCGATGGGTGTGTCGATCGGCCCCGCGTTCGCACTGATCGACACCGGGCGACCGGCGCTGTTCCTGGTCGCCCTGGTGCTCGTGTTCGGACTTGCGATGGCGCCGGCGGCCGGGGTGACCGGTGCCCTGTTCGCCATGACGTTCGACGCCGACGTGCGCTACAGCGGGGTGTCGATCGGCTACACGCTGTCCCAGGTGCTGGGATCAGCCTTCGCACCGACCATCGCGGCGGCCCTGTACGCCGCCACGGAGTCCAGCGGCTCGATCGTCGCGTACCTGATCGGCGTCTCGGTCATCTCCGCGGTCTCGGTGTGTCTGCTGCCCGGCGGGTGGGGCCGGACCGGCGACCAGCCGGCGACCGAGGTCCCCGCGTCCGTCCGGCCGATGGTTTCCGGGCCCGACTGACCCCGTCTCCGCGCGCGTTTCACCTCCCGGCACCCCGGGTAAGGAGATGCCAGTGCCCACACCGGGCAAGGTGAACCGTGGAGGTGAGATGTCTGTCGTTTCCGGCGACGTGACCATGGGGCTGAACGCCACTGTAGAAAAGCTGATCCGTAAGGCGCGCGCCAGCGGCGCGGACACCTGCGCGGTCCTGACCGAGCTGACCCGCTCGGCGGTCGGCGACTGGCCGTCGATCCAGCACGCCGGGATCACCGTGGTCGAGGACGGCGACGTGGTGCGCTCGATCGCCGCGACCGACGGTCACGTGCTGGTGGTCGACAACATCGCGCGGCGGCTCTCGACCGGACCGGGCATCGATGCGGCGCTCGACGAGGATTCCTACCGGATCGACGATCTGCGCGCCGATTCCCGCTGGCCGCTGTTCGCGGACAAGGTCGCCGCCAGCACACCGATCCGCTCGGTGATCGCGATCCCCGTCGGAAATCCCATCCGGAATCCCATCCGGAATCCCATCGCCTCAGCCGGCACGGTCCGGGCGGCGTTGAGCCTCTACTCCGATCTGCCCGGCGCCTTCGATGACGAGGTGGAGGCGGTCGCCGCGACCTATGCCGAGCACATCGGCCGTGTCCTGACGGCCCGCCGCGGCCGGCGCCGCGCCCCGGTCTCGGGCAGCGCCCGGGCGCAGGGATCTGTTCGCGGGCAGGACGCGATCGAAACGAGCAAAGCGCAGCTGATGAAACACTTCGGGGTGGATCCGGCGGCAGCACTCACGGTGCTGCTCCGGCTGTCGAGGGAGTGCAACCGGTCCCTCGAGGACGTCGCCCGGTTGTTGGTCGGTCCCCGCCCGGTGGCCGAGCCCCCGTCCCAGGCGACGGCGACGGCGACGCCGGACCACGCCGGTGGCCGTCCTCCCGTGTGGGCCGAGGGCGCCGCATAACCCGGTTCATCCCCGAAACCCCGGACGCCGCGGGCAAACATGGTGTTGGATTCGGGACGTGGCGGTATTCAGCCGGGCGCGAACCATTCCGGCCGGAACGGAGCGAATCTGGGAGCTGCTCGGCGACGTGGGCGCACTCAGTTCCTGGGCCCGCCTGGTCGACCACTCCTGTGTGCTGACCACGGGTCCGCACGGCGACCTCATCGGCACCACCCGGCGAGTGCAGATCGGCCGGACCACGCTGGTGGAACGGATCACCGAGTTCGATCCGCCCCGGGCGCTGAGCTATCAGATCTGCGGTCTGCCGCCGCAACTGGGCAACGTCGTCAACCGGTGGGTCCTGTCCCCCACCGCCGGCGGCACCGTCGTCACTCTCACCACCACCGTCGAGTCCGGACCGGGTGTGCTGCGGCGGGCCGCCGCTGCGCTCGCGGCCCGGATGCCGGCCCGCCGATCCGCCGTGCTGCTCGACGATCTGGCGGACCGAATCACCGAGGAGTGCCATGTCTGACCGGTCCCGGCCTGATTCCGGTGGGCGTCCCGACATCGTCATCGTGATGACCGACGAGGAACGCGCGATCCCGCCGTACGAGTCCGACGATCTGCTCGCCTGGCGTGACCAGACGCTCGCGGGCCGCCGCTGGTTCGACGAGCACGGCGTCACCTTCACCCGGCACTACACCGGTTCGCTGGCCTGTGTGCCCAGTCGGCCGACCATCTTCACCGGGCACTACCCGGATCTGCACGGAGTCACCCAGACCGACGGGCTGGGCAAGAGCCACGACGACTCCCGGATGCGCTGGCTGCGCCGCGGCGAGGTGCCGACGCTGGGGCACTGGTTCCGCGCCGCCGGTTACGACACCCACTACGACGGCAAGTGGCACATCTCGCATGCCGACCTCACCGACCCGCGCACCGGCCGTCCGCTGGCGACCAACGACGACGACGGTGTCGTCGATCCGGCCGCGGTGCAACGCTACCTCGACGCCGATCCGCTCGACCCGTTCGGATTCTCCGGGTGGGTGGGCCCGGAACCGCACGGCGCCGGACTGGCCAACAGTGGACTGCGCCGCGATCCGCTGATCGCCGACCGGGTGGTGGCCTGGCTGCGGGACCGCTACGAACGCCGGCGCGCCGGTGATCCCGACGCGCTGCGCCCGTTCCTGTTGGTGGCCAGCTTCGTCAACCCGCACGACATCGTGTTGTTCCCGACCTGGGCGCGGCGCAGCCCGCTCTCCCCCGGTCCACTCGATCCGCCACCGGTTCCCCCGGCTCCCACCGCCGACGAGGACCTGTCCGACAAGCCGGCGGCGCACATCGCGTTCCGTGAGGCGTACTACTCCGGTTACGGACCGGCCTGGTTCGTCCAACGCACCTATGAGCGCAATGCGCAGCGCTACCGCGACCTGTATTACCGGTTGCACGCCGAGGTGGACGGTCCGATCGACCGGGTGCGGCGTGCGGTCACCGCGGGATCGCACAACGCGGTGCTGGTGCGCACCTCCGACCACGGTGAGCTGCTCGGCGCCCACGGCGGATTGCATCAGAAATGGTTCAACCTCTACGACGAGGCCACCAGGGTTCCGTTCGTCATCGCCAGGATCGGTGATCGTGCGACCGAGGCGCGCACCGTGACGGCGCCCACCTCACATGTCGATCTGGTCCCCACCCTGTTGGGTGCGGCCGGGGTCGACGTCGACGCAGCGGCCGCCCGCCTCGCCGAATCGTTCACCGAAGTCCACCCGCTGCCGGGACGTGATCTGATGCCGGTCGTCGACGGCGCGCCCGCCGACGAGAACCGCGCGGTGTACCTGATGACGCGGGACAGCGTACTCGACGGCGACACCGGCGCATCCGGTCTGGCCCGGCAGTTGAACCTCACCGCGAATCCGCCCGGGCCCTTGCGGATCCGGGTTCCGGCCCACGTCGCCTCGAACTTCGAGGGTCTGGTGGTGTGCGTCGAGGAGGCCACCGCCGCGGGCGGCGCCGGCCACCTGTGGAAGCTGGTGCGCACCTTC contains:
- a CDS encoding SRPBCC family protein; its protein translation is MAVFSRARTIPAGTERIWELLGDVGALSSWARLVDHSCVLTTGPHGDLIGTTRRVQIGRTTLVERITEFDPPRALSYQICGLPPQLGNVVNRWVLSPTAGGTVVTLTTTVESGPGVLRRAAAALAARMPARRSAVLLDDLADRITEECHV
- a CDS encoding sulfatase-like hydrolase/transferase encodes the protein MSDRSRPDSGGRPDIVIVMTDEERAIPPYESDDLLAWRDQTLAGRRWFDEHGVTFTRHYTGSLACVPSRPTIFTGHYPDLHGVTQTDGLGKSHDDSRMRWLRRGEVPTLGHWFRAAGYDTHYDGKWHISHADLTDPRTGRPLATNDDDGVVDPAAVQRYLDADPLDPFGFSGWVGPEPHGAGLANSGLRRDPLIADRVVAWLRDRYERRRAGDPDALRPFLLVASFVNPHDIVLFPTWARRSPLSPGPLDPPPVPPAPTADEDLSDKPAAHIAFREAYYSGYGPAWFVQRTYERNAQRYRDLYYRLHAEVDGPIDRVRRAVTAGSHNAVLVRTSDHGELLGAHGGLHQKWFNLYDEATRVPFVIARIGDRATEARTVTAPTSHVDLVPTLLGAAGVDVDAAAARLAESFTEVHPLPGRDLMPVVDGAPADENRAVYLMTRDSVLDGDTGASGLARQLNLTANPPGPLRIRVPAHVASNFEGLVVCVEEATAAGGAGHLWKLVRTFDDPATWTEPGVRHLAADGLGGPAYRTDPLDDQWELYDLTVDPIEAVNRWDDPGLDELRRHLRAQLKQARTVSVPERNEPWPYVRRQAR
- a CDS encoding MFS transporter, which produces MSAEAATPTSRVTPRRVAVASFIGTTVEFYDFLIYGTAAALVFPKLFFPTASPASGVLLSFATFGVGFFARPLGGIVFGHFGDRLGRKRMLVYSLVGMGVATVLIGLLPTYAQIGMAAPALLTLLRLAQGFAMGGEWGGATLMAVEHASADRKGFYGAFPQMGAPAGTATATLAFFAVSRLPDGQFLSWGWRLPFLLSAVLIGIGLAVRLTLTESPDFAAVQARSAVHRMPIAEAFRRHRRQILLVAGAYLSQGVFAYICVAYLVSYGTSVAGIDRTATLFGVSVAAVLAVVMYPLFGSLSDTFGRKPLFLAGVIAMGVSIGPAFALIDTGRPALFLVALVLVFGLAMAPAAGVTGALFAMTFDADVRYSGVSIGYTLSQVLGSAFAPTIAAALYAATESSGSIVAYLIGVSVISAVSVCLLPGGWGRTGDQPATEVPASVRPMVSGPD
- a CDS encoding GAF and ANTAR domain-containing protein, which encodes MSVVSGDVTMGLNATVEKLIRKARASGADTCAVLTELTRSAVGDWPSIQHAGITVVEDGDVVRSIAATDGHVLVVDNIARRLSTGPGIDAALDEDSYRIDDLRADSRWPLFADKVAASTPIRSVIAIPVGNPIRNPIRNPIASAGTVRAALSLYSDLPGAFDDEVEAVAATYAEHIGRVLTARRGRRRAPVSGSARAQGSVRGQDAIETSKAQLMKHFGVDPAAALTVLLRLSRECNRSLEDVARLLVGPRPVAEPPSQATATATPDHAGGRPPVWAEGAA